A genomic stretch from Carassius auratus strain Wakin chromosome 37, ASM336829v1, whole genome shotgun sequence includes:
- the LOC113055996 gene encoding inward rectifier potassium channel 2-like yields the protein MGSVRANRYSIVSSEEDGMKLATAAVPNGYGNGKGKVHTRHQTQSRFVKKDGHCNVHFINVSEKSQRYLADIFTTCVDIRWRWMFFIFCLAFLLSWLFFGCIFWLVAIFHGDLENDGPKCVSNVSTFTAAFLFSIETQTTIGYGYRYVTDECPIAVFMVVFQSIVGCIIDAFIIGAVMAKMAKPKKRNETLVFSHNATVAMRDNKLCLMWRVGNLRKSHLVEAHVRAQLLRSRTTAEGEFIPLDQMDIDVGFDSGIDRIFLVSPITIVHEIDEESPFYDMSKQEMENSDFEIVVILEGMVEATAMTTQCRSSYVASEILWGHRFEPVLFEEKNYYKVDYSRFHKTYEVPSTPLCSARELAEKKYILSSSNSFCYENEVALSNKEEKEEGNGDILGPGGTNTDTSSDSDHSQATIPLEPRPLRRESEI from the coding sequence ATGGGAAGTGTGCGGGCCAACCGCTACAGCATCGTGTCATCAGAGGAGGACGGTATGAAGTTGGCCACTGCTGCGGTGCCAAATGGGTACGGTAATGGGAAGGGTAAAGTCCATACCCGTCACCAGACCCAGAGCAGGTTTGTCAAGAAAGACGGACACTGCAATGTGCATTTCATCAACGTCAGCGAGAAAAGCCAGCGCTACCTGGCCGACATCTTCACCACGTGCGTGGACATTCGCTGGCGATGGATGTTCTTTATCTTCTGCTTGGCCTTCCTGCTGTCGTGGCTGTTTTTTGGATGTATCTTCTGGTTGGTTGCAATATTCCATGGAGACCTGGAGAACGACGGTCCCAAGTGTGTCTCCAACGTCAGCACATTTACAGCTGCCTTTCTCTTCTCTATTGAGACACAGACCACTATCGGCTACGGTTATCGATATGTAACAGACGAGTGCCCCATCGCGGTGTTCATGGTTGTATTTCAGAGCATAGTGGGCTGCATCATTGATGCCTTCATCATCGGTGCTGTCATGGCTAAGATGGCAAAGCCCAAGAAGCGGAACGAGACCCTGGTGTTCAGCCACAATGCCACAGTGGCCATGAGAGACAATAAACTGTGTCTGATGTGGAGGGTGGGCAACTTGCGCAAAAGCCACCTGGTAGAGGCTCACGTTCGAGCTCAGCTCCTTAGATCTCGCACCACAGCTGAGGGAGAGTTTATCCCTCTAGACCAGATGGACATCGACGTGGGCTTTGACAGTGGCATTGACCGCATCTTCTTGGTGTCACCGATCACCATCGTCCATGAGATCGACGAGGAGAGCCCTTTCTATGACATGAGCAAACAGGAAATGGAGAACTCTGACTTTGAAATCGTAGTTATCCTGGAGGGCATGGTGGAGGCCACAGCCATGACCACCCAGTGCCGCAGCTCCTACGTGGCCAGTGAGATCCTTTGGGGACACCGATTTGAGCCCGTCCTCTTCGAGGAGAAAAACTATTACAAAGTAGACTACTCTCGCTTTCACAAGACCTACGAAGTGCCCAGTACCCCGCTGTGCAGCGCAAGGGAACTTGCTGAGAAAAAATATATCCTGTCCAGCTCAAATTCTTTTTGCTATGAGAACGAGGTGGCCCTTTCAAACAAAGAGGAGAAAGAGGAAGGGAACGGGGACATCCTTGGCCCTGGCGGGACAAACACAGACACTAGCTCAGACTCAGATCATAGCCAGGCCACCATTCCCTTAGAACCACGGCCTCTACGGCGGGAATCTGAAATATGA